In Thermobaculum terrenum ATCC BAA-798, one genomic interval encodes:
- a CDS encoding carbohydrate ABC transporter permease, translating into MAAISMRGRRANARARRDFLWGLFFTSPAIIGLLWFTAYPLLASFYYSFTSYSLFGGAKWIGLQNYRDLMSDDNWWVSLYNTVYILVGSIPLGIITALVLALLLNMKVRGMAIYRTLFYLPSIVPAVASAVVWAYVFNPQYGILNNILRIFGINGPGWLASPTWAKPALIIMSVWGAGNLMIILLAGLQDVPQEIYDAAKVDGAGWWASFWNVTLPFLSPHLFYALVTGLIAGFQYFTPAYVLTGGNGGPARSTLIAALYLYQNAFRYFKMGYASAMAWILFLIILVITLLTFRTLSRRIYYGGA; encoded by the coding sequence ATGGCCGCTATATCCATGAGAGGCAGACGGGCGAACGCTAGGGCGCGCAGGGACTTCCTCTGGGGCTTATTCTTCACCTCGCCAGCCATAATCGGCCTGCTCTGGTTCACAGCTTACCCGCTGCTGGCCTCCTTTTACTACAGCTTCACTTCGTACTCCCTCTTCGGGGGCGCCAAGTGGATAGGGCTGCAGAACTACAGGGACCTTATGTCGGATGATAACTGGTGGGTCTCGCTGTACAACACGGTGTACATCCTGGTCGGCTCCATACCCCTGGGTATCATCACGGCGCTGGTGCTCGCCCTCCTGCTCAACATGAAGGTCAGGGGGATGGCCATCTACCGCACGCTCTTCTACCTGCCCAGCATAGTGCCGGCGGTGGCCTCCGCGGTGGTATGGGCCTACGTGTTCAACCCGCAGTACGGCATACTGAACAACATACTCAGGATCTTCGGGATCAACGGGCCGGGCTGGCTCGCCAGCCCCACCTGGGCCAAGCCCGCCCTGATCATCATGAGCGTGTGGGGCGCGGGCAACCTGATGATCATCCTGCTGGCAGGGCTCCAGGACGTGCCCCAGGAGATCTACGACGCCGCCAAGGTGGACGGCGCAGGGTGGTGGGCCAGCTTCTGGAACGTCACGTTGCCTTTCCTCAGCCCTCACCTCTTCTACGCGCTGGTCACGGGGCTGATAGCTGGCTTCCAGTACTTCACCCCAGCGTACGTGCTCACCGGGGGCAACGGCGGCCCCGCCAGGTCCACGCTGATCGCGGCCCTGTACCTGTACCAGAACGCCTTCCGCTACTTCAAGATGGGCTACGCCAGCGCCATGGCCTGGATCCTGTTCCTGATCATACTGGTGATAACCCTGCTGACCTTTAGAACCCTCTCCAGGCGCATATACTACGGAGGTGCTTAG
- a CDS encoding carbohydrate ABC transporter permease, whose amino-acid sequence MTVPSTSSEQTYMQEVGATRIPAITRQRRRSTRSLLQSLIAHIVLVFLSVVFSIPFFWMVTGSFKTNQQLNAFPPVWIPDPITLEHYLYGLRVVPFARYIVNTLIICGFSVVGVVLSSAMVAYGLARIDWPLRTPLLIIILATTMIPFYVTMIPLFTLFRSMGWTNTFLPLIVPAFFGSPFYIFLLRQFFMTIPRELSEAARVDGANELLIFARIILPLSVPALATVALFQFLGAWGDFLGPLIYLNDPNKYTVSLGLSFFQGQYTTDFGALMAASTVMLLPVVVLFFFTQKTFIQGITLTGIKG is encoded by the coding sequence ATGACCGTACCCAGCACGAGCAGCGAACAAACCTACATGCAGGAGGTCGGTGCGACCAGGATACCAGCCATCACAAGGCAGAGGAGGCGCAGCACCAGAAGCCTCCTGCAGAGCCTGATCGCCCATATCGTGCTCGTATTCCTGAGCGTGGTGTTCTCCATCCCGTTCTTCTGGATGGTCACCGGGTCCTTCAAGACCAACCAGCAGCTCAACGCCTTCCCCCCGGTCTGGATACCCGACCCGATCACCCTGGAGCACTATCTATACGGGCTCAGGGTCGTGCCGTTCGCCAGGTACATCGTGAACACCCTGATCATCTGCGGCTTCTCGGTCGTTGGCGTGGTCCTGTCCAGTGCCATGGTGGCGTACGGCCTGGCAAGGATAGACTGGCCGCTACGCACGCCGCTGCTGATCATCATCCTGGCGACGACTATGATCCCCTTCTACGTGACCATGATCCCGCTCTTCACCCTGTTCAGGAGCATGGGATGGACCAACACGTTTCTCCCGCTGATCGTGCCCGCGTTCTTCGGGAGCCCATTCTATATCTTCCTGCTCAGGCAGTTCTTCATGACCATACCCAGGGAGCTGTCGGAGGCAGCCAGGGTGGATGGAGCCAACGAGCTCCTGATATTCGCGCGTATCATCCTGCCGCTTTCGGTGCCCGCCCTAGCCACCGTGGCCCTATTCCAGTTCCTGGGAGCTTGGGGCGATTTCCTAGGGCCGTTGATCTACCTGAACGACCCCAACAAGTACACAGTATCTCTAGGGCTGTCGTTCTTCCAGGGCCAGTACACCACCGACTTCGGGGCGCTGATGGCGGCCAGCACGGTCATGCTCTTGCCAGTGGTGGTGCTGTTCTTCTTCACCCAGAAGACGTTCATCC
- a CDS encoding ABC transporter substrate-binding protein: protein MSRYPDRYPYGRKKLSRRQALKAIALGAAGATLAACGVTTGSPGSANKTPATTPAASQAPPPAANATPAVREAPKGRKIVLELYSVFAGNEHQGWIKLAERYEQVQSDVGIKITYSPGHQDNPKLLTSIAGGAAPDLAHLTPFSTPQWALLGVMTDLTEYVKQEGWTEDDWFPPAWNDMQWEGKFYQVQWDADPNFPFFWNQNLFEEVGLDPDKGPQTIDEVDEYSKKINTIRNGKVVRIGMIPWDVYGPENSLFTWGWSFGGEFWDPDKQEVTPDNDYVVKALEWMVKYAKSVGGPDKLSVTPPNLQLHPFGSGNIGMYPLVVPNYRDIRNAKPDMKIGHGLLPYEPPGAKQPGAGAWFGGWGLFIPKGAKNPDAAWEFIKWVSATPEGTKAQWETVGFPPAWKKAPVLEEIKNDPIMGPYYNVLISAKHSRPAIPVGAYYFGQIGEQVGEAINGKKTPLAAMRTAKENTMKEMQRFMKQNA, encoded by the coding sequence CTACTGGTTCTCCAGGCTCCGCGAACAAGACGCCGGCAACTACCCCGGCGGCAAGCCAAGCTCCGCCCCCGGCTGCAAACGCCACCCCGGCGGTACGCGAGGCTCCCAAGGGACGCAAGATCGTGCTCGAGCTGTACAGTGTGTTCGCCGGCAACGAGCATCAGGGATGGATCAAGCTGGCTGAGCGCTACGAGCAGGTGCAGTCGGACGTAGGTATCAAGATCACCTACTCACCGGGGCACCAGGACAACCCCAAACTGCTGACGTCGATCGCGGGCGGTGCCGCTCCCGACCTGGCTCACCTGACCCCCTTCAGCACACCCCAGTGGGCTCTGCTGGGCGTGATGACGGACCTCACAGAATACGTCAAGCAGGAGGGATGGACCGAGGACGACTGGTTTCCACCTGCTTGGAACGACATGCAGTGGGAGGGCAAGTTCTACCAGGTGCAGTGGGATGCGGACCCTAACTTCCCATTCTTCTGGAATCAGAACCTATTCGAGGAGGTGGGGCTCGATCCCGATAAGGGACCGCAGACCATCGACGAGGTGGATGAGTACTCCAAGAAGATCAACACCATCCGGAACGGCAAGGTCGTGCGCATAGGGATGATCCCCTGGGACGTGTACGGGCCGGAGAACTCCCTGTTCACCTGGGGATGGTCCTTCGGCGGCGAGTTCTGGGACCCAGACAAACAGGAGGTTACCCCGGACAACGACTACGTCGTCAAGGCCCTGGAGTGGATGGTGAAGTACGCCAAGTCGGTGGGTGGCCCGGACAAGCTGTCTGTGACGCCTCCCAACCTGCAGCTGCATCCCTTCGGGTCGGGCAACATAGGCATGTACCCGCTCGTAGTCCCGAACTACCGAGACATCAGGAACGCCAAGCCCGACATGAAGATCGGACACGGGCTGCTCCCGTACGAACCCCCTGGGGCCAAGCAACCCGGTGCTGGGGCGTGGTTCGGCGGTTGGGGGCTCTTCATACCCAAGGGTGCCAAGAACCCCGATGCTGCCTGGGAGTTCATCAAGTGGGTCTCCGCGACGCCAGAGGGCACCAAGGCCCAGTGGGAGACGGTGGGATTCCCGCCCGCCTGGAAGAAGGCTCCGGTGCTCGAGGAGATCAAGAACGACCCGATCATGGGCCCCTACTACAACGTGCTGATATCCGCCAAGCACTCGCGCCCGGCCATCCCGGTAGGAGCCTACTACTTCGGGCAGATAGGCGAGCAGGTGGGAGAGGCGATCAACGGCAAGAAGACGCCTCTGGCCGCGATGCGCACCGCCAAGGAAAACACCATGAAAGAGATGCAGCGCTTCATGAAGCAGAACGCGTAA